Genomic DNA from Pleurodeles waltl isolate 20211129_DDA chromosome 1_2, aPleWal1.hap1.20221129, whole genome shotgun sequence:
CAACTGCTGCTGGCTATTCAAAGTTCTTCATTTCTACCACGTATTCCTTTAGCGCTCTGTTCAATCGCCAGGATAGTGTATTTTTCAAAACATCGTGTCTATTGCATCTCCGCCACATGACATCCTCGACACAAGTCTGTTTTCACTTTTCATTAACGGAAGCTTTCATTTCCGACTCGTTCAATCCCTTCAGGTGTCTCAGGTGCTTCCACCAGAGCCTTTAGTTGGGTGGCCGTGCCCAGACCACAGCGTCCACCACACATTAGTCTGCTTTAGGCGGCCTCGTTCAGGCCACAGCCTCCACCACTCATTTGCTTGTCTCTAGTCGGGTGGCCCCGTACAAGCCACCGCTGTACCACAAACTCTTGACCTAGTCAAACTGGACTGAGTCAATACGGCAGCCATCCTTCGGCCTGCGCCCCCTGGCACGCAGAAGCCATGCCAGCGCTTAACACTCCAAAGCTGGAAGTTTCAGGACCGTGCCCTGCGAAGATCAGAACCAGATTCCGCGCCGGCCTCCCTCAGACAGAGGTGGCGGTCCTCACTTTGGCAGACAGGACCTGCTTGAACCTTCGCTTCAGGTCCTGCATGTTTGGCGACTTGGGCCGCGGGATCAGCGAGGTCTTCCTCTTTTCGGGCGTGCAAGCGGCCTGGTGCTTGCTGATCTCCttgcagaggaggtggaaggcattGTAGACGTCGTTGTAGTTCTCGCTGACGGACACCTCGTAGAAGGTGCAGCCCAGCGCGTGCGCCAGCTGCAGCCCCTGCTGCGGCTCCACCTGCTTCACGTGCAGCAGGTCGGCCTTGTTGGCCACGATGACGATGGGGATCCGGCTGTCCGGGTGCAGCTGCCGCACGTGCTGGTGGAGGTGGCCGATGAGCTCGTAGCTTTTGCAGTCGGTGACGGAGAAGACGATGACCACGGCGTCGGCCCACTGAAGCGACCGGTTCAGCTGCTCGTGGCAGTTCAGGCTGTGCTCACCCAGCTGAAAGGAAAAGGTCGACACGCTTAGCACACCAGCTCAAGCCAGACTCCCTTCAACACCCACTGCTTCGTCCCAACACACTGCTCACGAGCGCTACAGCTCTTTTCAGACACATGGCCCGTCTTTCACCTTTTGCAGGTCTGGAAATGTTGATCCAGCTGCAAAAGTTGGAATGACTGCCCCAGATCATGTCACGCCCAGCCACAGCGTGGAGTGGAATAATCTGCCTTCAGAGAGAGGCTTTGTAGTGCCGCTGGATGGGAAATGAACTGGCTAGACAGCGAGTCTGGAAAAGGGAGGATGTAAGCCGCACACATTTATAAACTGGACCGGTGCCCGGTCTGAAAGTAATACCAAGCGCTATTCTTCCGTGTGTGCGGCTGAGGCCCAGTGGCGGCATCACATCTGTCATTCTCATCAGACATAATGTCTGCGGACCCCCTCTCCAGGCTTCTCCACAGACCAGCTTTTCTGGGAAAGTGCCCTCAAATTATTTATATATGCGCGTGCAGCGTTAATGTGAACTGGCCAGACAGGTGTGTTTTATTTGAACTCTATATGCTAAATTAAACTCAGTTTATCTTTAAGGATACAATAATGTTTTAAACCACCCGCTCCCTCCAGGTGCGAGTCAATGTAGGACCTTGGAGGCACTTGAGATGGGGTGGAAACTGCCACGTGCGTGTGTGGTGGGTTGGTCCAGGGggactgggattgatttttcctgGCAATCTCTTCAGAGTGGTTTTGTTCTGACACCAAGGTCCCTGTAAGTGTTCAGTCACCTCAATATTTGTAGGCTGTGGGACAAGGGTGGGAACGCTCATGCACTCGTGGCAGCGATGGGCAGTTTTTAGACCTTGCGGCTGTACCTTACCAACGACACCAACAGAATCACGCATACAAATGGAGAACACCGGTACATGAAAGGCATTTACCTGGACTCCGGGGGTGTCCTGCACTTGGATTGCAAGGGTTTCTCCGTCCACCTGGACTTGCCTGCTATACAGATTTCCTGAAAACAGAACAAGTACTATTAGATTTCTGCGGGTGGCACCTACAGCTCCACgcaagcgcgcacacacacacacaccactggcaATCCGGGATGTTAAGTGTTAGAAGTACAGGGGAATGAATGAGATTAGCATGTCGCGCAAAATGCCCCCTTGGCAACCACAGGGACAGGCTTAGCTCACACCAGAAGCTGTTCTGGGAACCATACTCCCACAAAAGGTTgcagggacagaggtacaggattcGGCCGCCACCAGTAGATGGGGGAATATCCTGTCCACCTCAATAACTGAAAATAGCCTCGCCAACATAACTAGAAACATAACCATCTACTAAGGGCGGTAAATTATTGCTGCCACAATGTGTAGATTATATGGGGGCGTGGCACAGCCTGACCACAGCGATCTCGTGAATTCTGAACTCACGCATTCTGTCAAGACCGTGACTTCGAGCCTCCTTACCTGCATTCCTTTCGTAGTCTCCAATGAACCGTTTCGTGAGGAACCTCACCACCAGGGCTGCAAGAGAGAAGAGGCACCTGTCAGACTCCACAGTGCAAACAGGCATACAAGTCAAGGCATTAGTCATGCATCCCTCCAAATGACTGTGCTGCCTTCTGCCGAGCCTGACACTCTGAAGGAAACGAGCAATCCAGATCCCTTgtctcccccacacttcctaccccCGGGAGCAGCAGCTGCACAGACACAACTTCCGCTTCCTAATCCAATCTGTTCCGCACGAAGATTGTGTGATCCTCGCATGCCGCGAGACCTGGCAAGCACCAAGACTGAGACACACTCACTGTGGAGTGAATAATGTCGGAGAGGGAGCAGAGTTCTGTGCCTAACATGCAGATCTAACGTTAGACAGAATGCCACGGAGTTAGATAACAGGACAACATAGCTCAGTGGGCTTATATGCGTGTTGTAAATGTTTAAATGTAACCATAGGGTCACAGGTTCGCTCAAGGTCGATAACAAGAGCAAAACAGAATAGGTAATAATATCGCCTAGGACAGACCCTTCAGTGTGCGATTTGCATTTCAGTATCATGCatgttaaattgctttctgataacacctgctaacTACCTCTTTTTCGGAGAACAAAAAAAATCACCTGCCACAGTTTTCAGGTGACCCTCTCTAAAccagggacatgagctaaatttgctGAAATCTACCGGGACAGATAGTGAACAACCTGGATCTGTCCGGGCAAATCctggacgcctggtcaccctaaaaCTACGTTATGTGGATATTGCCAAACCTTCTCATATTTGGTAGATCCCACGTGCAGTTTTTTTTCTATACAACTATTCTACATATATCTGCATGCAGAGTGGACATGTGCACAATGCAGTACAAAAACTGCACTCATTGCCACAATGCAACAACTAGGGGGACTCACCTGTTTTGCCAACGCCACTGGCCCCCACAACGGCGATCTTGATGACCCGTCCCCCGGCCGGACTGCTCCCGCAGTCGCCGGTGCCCGGAGGATACTCAGCGATGGTGCACATGTTCTGCATCAGGCGCATCCTTCGACGAGAGGAAGAGATGGGGCGTGCCTCCAAACTAACCACGTTCCTTCTCAGAGCCGTGAGATATCCGAGAGAGTTCGCAGGATAAGTGCAGAGGGGAGACAATGAAGGCAGACACAAGGAGCCAGAGGTTGTCCGGGTTACAAGAAGGATTCAGATCAACTCCTCTTGTTGCTGTCTGTTTTGAGCGGTGGAGCGGTGCTCCCGCGGTTTTGTTTCCTTGCGGAGGGCGCCAGGCCCCGCCTCTACCTCCCAACAGCCAATCACAGCGTGTCTGTGCTGGAGCCGAGGGATCAGGACCGATGCTCCTTGTAGCAAGGCCCCTCCTCCCGCTTCCACCCTCCACTCCGGACACAACCAGTTTCACTTCCCGGCCCAGCGCCGTACATTCCGTCCTCACCCGCGCACAGGCCGAGGGAGCGCGCGCCCCCAGGGCACGGAACCTGCGCCCCGGGCAGCCCCGGAGCAGGGCTCGAGACACCTCCTGCTGCTCCCTGTTGTCAAGGAAGGGGGTGGGGCTCCTTGGTCTTGGGGTTTGGAAGCCTGTGCAGTAGGTTAACTTTGCTGGCGGTTAACATgagtaaaattgttttattttgcatGGAACCACTATGTGAAAGTGTAAATGTCCATTGTTCCTTTTAAGAATACAACACATTATCTGGTATTTTTTTTAACCCTCCGTAACTGTCCATGTAAGGACATATTACTGTAATGCGCTCTAGCACTTTCGGGTTGCCGCGctatataaaaaatgtatacataacaATTCATAAATAAACTGAGtcccaattttaaaaaaaaatctgtgtgcCGGCAATAAGTTTcacattgtgtgcatgtgtgagctgACCCTGTCTACACGGGTTTGAGCAGTGGCGTACCAAAGGACCCTGTAGACCCTgcagtccaccccccccccccccccccaaagaccccatccacccccaaccccagcacagtactctggcctgagagctccagagTGAATCCGGAGGTGGGGCCCTCCATGTATTGTGCGAGGGGGGGTtacgttttgttatgccactgggtttGAGGGAGGGTGAAGGGACTGAAGGAGGACAAATACCGAGTGAGTACGCCTCCTACCCGGGAGCAACATTTATGCAAAGCTGCAGGTAGTGGGCACCATATTCCAAACAATGGGAGCCGAGCAGGCACGTTTGTGCCAACTGGAAGCACCACTCATCGCTGTTCTTGTGCCAGATAATAAACCATTAACATTAAATACATCCAGGCGTGGTGCGATTGTGTCACAATTCTGTCACCATATGTCAGAGAACGCCCAAATTATAAAcgggttttgattaaaaaaaatctggGGTACTGATCATTATATTTTAGAGTACTGCTATTGGCTGGGTGCTCAATGCGCTTGTTTACCAACTATGCTGTTCAAATATGCTAGCGTAGTCCACCTTACACCCTGCCATGAGATGAGAACAATGATGCTTTAGCACGTTCCTCTCAGCCTGCCATCGGTTTGTGCACCCTGCAGGACTAGGGATGCCCATTTGTGAGGATGCCAGGGCTGCAGCTTTGGTTGTGATGGCAAATACACGTTACGCATAACCTTCAGGGTTCTGCCTTCAGACTCACATCGTAAAATTTATCAGTTTACACACAGTGCCACATCTATATCAATATCACTCCACATCTGGAACAAAACACATTGCCATGGCAATATCATCATTCCCCATTGGGTGTAAAACACACACTGCTattgtaaactgtttcctgtatgcAAAGTACACAGTCTTACCCAATTCCCTTCTCCACAGAGCCTGACTAAATCTTCAATTCCACCTCTGCAGATCATCTAAAGTACCCCTGCCATAAGATTTTTTAACTATCTCTATATATACTCGATTGCAATACCCTCCCCTGCATGTAAATCACATTTACTGTACCAATAGCCTCATACCACCTATAGATAATCATTTCATTTTTGTTGCTATTCTGCTCCCCAGTTGCCTTTCCATCTTTATCCTTTTCTTCATCGTCCTGTTAATATTTCTTTCCCTCTACCTCTTCATCATTGTGTTCGTTGTGACTGATGCAGTGCGGCCTGTAGTACATGTTGAGGTAAGAATCAAAGGCCGTTAGCTTATTTTGAATCCTAAGGCACAGATTTAATACGATTGAGCGTCAGGGTTacgtcacttttgtggcacagcttTTAAGTAAAATCTTTTTTGATATTTTCTCAGCCATAACAAAGTtaatttgtgtggctttgcatggtacAGTAAATCCAATGTAACGCAGCACAGAGTGCtgtcttgtgttactttgcatcatgtatgcgttacatgggtggagcatgggcgctCCCATggattcacccatggattttgacacaaatctAGGTTTACAAAGACCTGAGTTTGTTCCAGAATAGTGTGCCTACTCACCAGACACGTAACGATGAGAAATAGCTTCATTTATTCTCATTAATTCCTCTGTCTATGCGTGATGCATTCTGTATCACGCATAGAAGGAATAAATGGCCTCAGGATTGATTTTGGGCAAGATGTCCcttactgcataaaaacaatcctgcctgtaaggcaggtacccttgcagcatgacgcaagggtgactgtgttggtgtGAGGCAGCCCACACGTTGGCGCtatgctgcacacagtgcaccagtgctAGAAGAtagcagaagtgcaccatatttTAGTAGATTTGATACATTTCCTGCTCTCTACCGTTCAAGCAGTACACCACAGCAAGTTactttgctgcattgcatgaaaaaatagtaaatctgccccttgatgaATGGGACCGCAGTCTCACTCTGCCCTATAATCCCAGTAATTAAATATTTCATCTCCCAGAAGCCTCTGCTCTTTCACCCAgtttcattattttattaaaagCCCGGTTTTATTCATTTTGTTTGTCGCCCACAAACTTAGATCACAGTTTACATAGAAATGTCTTCATGCCATTGCCCCACCCTGTAACAAGCACCCAGAGCATGTTATACTGTGGCCACCATTGGTCCATGTCTTTTGATGACTGTCCCACTCCCTTAGGGATCAAGCCAGGGCTGCTGGAGTACTGAATTGCTCAGGATCGCTCCCCTCTGCTTCCTCATACACCATAGCCCCCCATCTCCATCATCCTTGTTTTCAATTTGTCTTGTGCTCAAATGCATCCACGCCCCCTCTTTTTGAGCTTTGTATAGCATCACAAAATCACCTTGATAGGCCGCCTCCCCTCGAGTAATCTGTCCACTGTCCCTTTCTATCTGTTGTTGGTTCTCCACTGAATGCATTCCGGGCCTCTCTGAAAACCATCTCTGAGAAGCCTTACCAGGCAGCTTTCCGTTTCTGTAGTCTGCAGCTGTTCTTAATTTGAATATTCAGCGACCTTTGCCCTTTTGTACCAATTAGCCACGCTTTGTATGGAGGTTAATAGCAAGCGTCACTGAATTCAATAACACACCACAAACAACATTGATCCCAGGGATATAAAGTGATTTGACTACGATCACACCAGAGAGTCAAATGAGGAAGCTGGGAGGGACTCGGGGGTGTTTTGAGGGTACAGcaaacaactcatccagaacacattGACCTACATTTACCTGCGAAGTCGAGGGAGATTAACATATTTAGACTATATATGTATGATACTACAATTCAATTTATTCTTATGCTCCTTTTAGGGCAGCAAAATATTTACTAAAAAATGCAACTTGTTTTTACACATAACCTCTTACCGCATTTGTTTCTGTTTCTAGGCGCTCTAAATAACAGGTGTTACTGTTACCCAATTTTAACGGGTCTTGGTTTATCGACCTCAGAAGAATGAAAGGAATGTGTAATTATTGTTGTTGTTACCATTTTATGCCTGTTTCAAAACAGGTCTAATAATAACGCAGTTTAAAGTCGCCTTGTTTACTAGTGACATCACCCGTGGTTTGGGGCCGTGACCGTGGCCCGCGGTTACCGCGTGACTCACTACGGGCTCCGTGTGCTGTCCGTGCCTGCTGACAGTTGCTGCGGCTGTCGCGTTACACATCTTGTGTACATGGCACAGGGAAGCGCGTGAGGGCACCGGGGCGCAGAGTGTGTTTCAGAATAAGGGAGACCTGTGCGTGCCCACTGACCTGCCCACGAGCGTGCCCGCTTCAGGAAAACGTCAAGCGCGAGGGAGAACGTCACCCTTTTTGCCGAAAAAGAAAGACCATTCTCTTCTAAATAGGAAGTTGCGTGTTATAATAATTGAATTTGCTCAGAAGTGCCCGTC
This window encodes:
- the RASL11B gene encoding ras-like protein family member 11B, whose protein sequence is MRLMQNMCTIAEYPPGTGDCGSSPAGGRVIKIAVVGASGVGKTALVVRFLTKRFIGDYERNAGNLYSRQVQVDGETLAIQVQDTPGVQLGEHSLNCHEQLNRSLQWADAVVIVFSVTDCKSYELIGHLHQHVRQLHPDSRIPIVIVANKADLLHVKQVEPQQGLQLAHALGCTFYEVSVSENYNDVYNAFHLLCKEISKHQAACTPEKRKTSLIPRPKSPNMQDLKRRFKQVLSAKVRTATSV